The Arachis ipaensis cultivar K30076 chromosome B03, Araip1.1, whole genome shotgun sequence region NNNNNNNNNNNNNNNNNNNNNNNNNNNNNNNNNNNNNNNNNNNNNNNNNNNNNNNNNNNNNNNNNNNNNNNNNNNNNNNNNNNNNNNNNNNNNNNNNNNNNNNNNNNNNNNNNNNNNNNNNNNNNNNNNNNNNNNNNNNNNNNNNNNNNNNNNNNNNNNNNNNNNNNNNNNNNNNNNNNNNNNNNNNNNNNAGTACAGTGCATAAAATTCCATCTGATGCATTTGCTCGACAAGCACGGATCATGTATGTTGGATCAATATATTTCACGTCAGCATGAACGCCAATCTCCTTGAAATATTTTTTCGTCTGAAATACAGCAGTTGTCAGTAAAACAGATAttacaaagaaaaggaaaggaaaaaaatatatacattaaCAATAATTCAAATGAAGGCTGTATTCAAGAATTCAAGGCATGTATTCATCCTCAGCGTACAACATTTAAAACGTTATGGCATGAGAAATCAAACCTAAACACAATGCTTGGAATTGCCACTTCAAAAAATGCATGTGTTGCTTAGTTTTAATGGAAATAATAGTATAAAGGCAACTCAAGATCAAACTTTCTGAGAACATAATTATATTAAAAGGTAAAACCTTGAAAGGTTCATACTCTCATGTCTGACTCATTTCAAAATAATATCTATCCACTTTAAAATCAGGTATTAACCCTTTAGAATTTTGTAAACAGTAGCACCACAAGAACGTAATACAAACCTCTTGCTGAATATATACACCAATATCTCCAAATACAACATTTCCTGATGCATCTGTAGCATTAGTCTTTTGAAGTAAATTCTGCATAATAATTTATCAACAAGTAAGTTTGAGTGTCAATCTCAATGTCTGAACTCTGAGGTGTCTTCTGAGAAAATTTAGTAATATAATGTCTGTAATTAACTTTTTATATAAgcaaaacaaaggagaaaattttaaTAATGAATATCTTGATACTGTTATATGCTAAATTAAATACTTAAACTAAATCACCTGTCCAGCTCCCTCTGCTACACAGACCACAGCCGATCCCTTTGTTTCTAAAAGATACTTAAGATGACTCAGTACACCGTGAGGACCATGTAAATTGAAACGTACCTTAAAACACACCCAAAACTTGTATAAGTTTATCAGTATCGCAGAAAGAACATCCGACTAATTTACATCATATATACCTCAGGAATCAGACATATGTCAACCTGTCCACTAGACAGGGATGACTGCATTGCTATGAATCCACTGCTACGTCCCATCAATTTCACAACCCCAATCCCATGATATGCGCTATGTGCCTAACAAGAGATAAGGGAAGAATGCGAATAATTCAATACCCATCAACTAGAAACAATTACTGCATCAAGTCAAAGTGACTCTGAATAATAAGTAATTTATTACCTCAATGTATGCAGAATTTATTGCTCTCTGTGCTTCTTCAACCGCAGTATCAAAGCCAAAAGTTTTGTCCATCAATAGAATGTCATTGTCTATAGTTTTAGGCACCCCAATTACAGATACCTTAAGACGTCTTTTACGACACTGAAAGAAACAAAAATCCCACTTCATTAAGTACAATAACAAATTAGGAGTACAAGCTTATAAATTATATAACAGTGTAATATGTAATTGAAGATCCTCAATTATCACACACTGCATATTAAGGGTAACAGAATGTTGACATCTAGTTTAATGTTAACACTGAGCTAtgcaaaaagaaaaggaatagcTAGCGAATTGGAAATAACAGTTTTCATATATGCCAATGAACACAGTTTACAAGATCTCAATTTCTCCTAAAATAACCATTGTACATCAGACATTAATCCAAATTGAACAAGATCAAATGATACAAGGATAAGAGTTTAGAAACCTCATTGTGAATTGCATTTGCACCAGCATGTGTGCCATTTCCACCCAATACAAAAAGCATGTTGATCCCTCTTTCCTGAAattaagaacatgcaaattcagATAAAATAAGGGACAAACATCAAACTCGGcataaaaaatatcttctctgaAAATTCATCAATTAGTCTATCAATGGAACAGATCAATCAATCACCTCCAAACTGTCCACAATATTACTGACTGCAGGTCCTCCTCGTGAAACTCCCAACAGGCTTCCACCAGAAAGATGAATATTCTGAACTACTTTTCTTGACAGCTGCAAATGAAAGGCCAATATGGTTAAGAGTCAGTTGATAGAAGAACTCATGTTCCACTTACCGCTTTAGCTGAACTGGTTAACGTTGCACCAAATTAGAAAGAAGATAGGCATGAACTTACGGGCACTTCTGTCAATTCTTGGTCAGAAAATCCCCGATAACCAAATGGAATCCCCACTATCTTTTTCACACCATATATTTCAAGTGTAATTACAATCTGCACAACATTCATTATTGAAGCAATTACAATGAGGAAACAATTACTCTCTTTAAAACTTGAAACTGGTAAAGTGAGCTGAACTAGAAACTTCCTTAACTACAAGATATGAAACAATTTAGTATTTCATGACACCAGGGATGGCTACATCATATTTAAGAAAGAtacatgaaagtaaagagaatatATTACATGTTAATAGTCAAAAGCTTAGTGCAGGAACATATTATTTCCCAGGAAATGAAGTGATGACTAACAGCAATAGTCAATAACAATTAAATAATTACATTTTGATAACTTAACTTTCAGAAAACCAGAAAAGATGCTTTACATATTTCAGGGAACAATAAGGTCAAATACTTGCATAAAACAAATTGATCACAAGCTAACCTGTCTAATGACATCATTAAGGCCAGGACAGAGGCCTCCACAGGTAACAATTGCAGCCTTTACTTCTTCTGGTTTATAATATATCTTTTCCCGAGGCCCAGCTCGATGAACCCTAAAATGATTTCAGCATCTCTCAACATATATGCTAATCTTATAAAACAACATGAATTACGACAAGACTTAAAACGATATTGTAAGCAACTATTTGgtaacccaaaagacaaaataatCCGTGAATTCAATGGCCATTAGCGAGCATGGTTAAGATCATGGCTACAATCTCTTTTCTGGGAAAGGTAATAGAATTCTCAAAACCCAAATTCATCCATTAACTTTCATGAAGTTTTTAGAACAAGGTGTTACTACCTTGTATCGTGCAATACTCTATATACAATATAACAGCAGTTGTATATAGTTGAATGCAAGATATTCAATAAGGCATTATCATATTCCTGTTTAAAATTAGGGAATTAAATACTTTACCATTGTTCGACCCAAGTACAGTTGGGATCAATGCACTCAGCACCAGCAGATGTAGGCGATGAATAGTATATTGTCTGAAATAACAACAACAGTTCAGAATAACCTCATGCCTACATATACATAGAGAGAAAACTAATTTGATCCAAATCTAGTGAAAGCAACACAAAGCCCCAATCATGATGAATAAAAATAGTAAAAGAAATTGGGAACAAGGCAGTATTTATTTAAGTATGAATATAGAGTGTGAAAAGCAAACCTTGAGAAGCACTCTGTCATTGTTGTTAATGTATCCATGCCAGTCCTCATCAGAAGAATAATGACCTGGAATATCTCTGTCAACGGGAGTCCTGCAACACAGCGAAACACATGAACAGAGAGAAACGAATCCAATTGAAAAAGAAGAGTATAGTTTTGACTAAGTGACCTCATTTTGAGGCAGAAGGTAGAAGGAATAGGGGAAGCATCGGGGAAGATGTCAGTGAGATGGGGGAGGCTGAAGCGGGCCTCGAAGTCTTGCTGGAACTTGGTCTTCCAATCAGGATCACTGAAATCAAACTTGTTATGGTTATTGTTGTTGATGGTGGTGGAGCTGGAAGGAGTAGGGGTTTGAGTGGTGGCTTCGAACTGCGCAAAGACTCGAACTTTGTTGAGGGTTCTAGAAGGTGAAGGTGGTGGTGGTGTGAATTGGGTATAGGAGGAGCGGGCAGAACAAGTTAGGTGAGAGAAAGTGATCACGTGAGACATGGAACCCATCACCAATTTTAGAATNNNNNNNNNNNNNNNNNNNNNNNNNNNNNNNNNNNNNNNNNNNNNNNNNNNNNNNNNNNNNNNNNNNNNNNNNNNNNNNNNNNNNNNNNNNNNNNNNNNNNNNNNNNNNNNNNNNNNNNNNNNCAGCGGAGAGTGAGAAGGTGAACTTTTTGGGGGTGGGGGAGGAGGGGGTGTTTTGCGTTTGTTTGACTTTGACTTTTTGATGAAACCGAGGACCACGTATGTTTTTTTCTTCTCAACTTCCTTCTTCGTCAATCATCCATCAACTATGTAAGCTTCCTTGTTTGCTTCTTGCTACCGCATATTTTCAGTTGCAGCCAAACATGCttttttttgtgtgtttcttttttgtttaaaaaataacaattttGCTGCGTTACCAATAATATTTTTGctaatttttatcaatttttatttataattatatttaataaaaatatttttaaaaatatatctaataaaaatatctttataaatatattttttaaatatatttttttatacatatatttaaaatataataattatttattattaacaaTAAATCAAGAGATAATATATTTTTGATACCCTATACTTTTCTAAAAAAACAATTGTGATTACATGCATAAGAACTTGCCGTAATTGAAAAGCATTCCTCTATTTTGAGAGTAAATCCTATAATTTTGGTTAATTATTCTATCTATTTATACTTATTGACTGCTACTGACTAGTCAATAGTCATACAATATGACTCTGCTCTAGTTAGCATACATAGGTAGGGagattgaaaaagatattagttagagatctaaaattaaataattaactttgttattaatttattattaNNNNNNNNNNNNNNNNNNNNNNNNNNNNNNNNNNNNNNNNNNNNNNNNNNNNNNNNNNNNNNNNNNNNNNNNNNNNNNNNNNNNNNNNNNNNNNNNNNNNNNNNNNNNNNNNNNNNNNNNNNNNNNNNNNNNNNNNNNNNNNNNNNNNNNNNNNNNNNNNNNNNNNNNNNNNNNNNNNNNNNNNNNNNNNNNNNNNNNNNNNNNNTTAAAATTTGTATATAcaagttttttattttctaatttgaaaaataaacttatatttttatattaatcttGTATgcaataataaatattaataaaaagaattttcataatttgtaaGAAAAACTTAAATTATATCTTTACTGTAAACATTTGAaactttttttctaaaaaaaattcactaaaaaaatatttaaaaaaatttttttattattattaaaattttatctattcaaatattaaaaaaattaaaaaacaaattaaaacttcCAATTATCACTCTATATTTAATGATATACATAATAATAAaggcaatttacataaataaattgtttGACCCAAATTTATACAATTACAACTTTACAAGGAAGAAGACATAAATACATTTTTTCATATCTCTAtagaaaccgctactggcagtaacGATTTACAAAAATACGTAATCTGCTACAGATAGCTGCAGATTACGTGGTTGGAGTGCAATACAGAAACCGTTAGAGACAGCAGCGATTTCTGTTGAAGGTCGCTTGTGCATAAACCGCTATTGGCAATAACGGTTTATGTGGGTGGGGATGCGTGCATAAACTGCTGGAGGCAGCAGCGGTTGACGTTGAGTGTGTGTGAGCGTGGctgcctatataaacccctcaaagGCATTGAGGTGGAGGAAGAGTGTTATTTCTCACAAATGGACAGTGAGAAAAATTTTGTGGCTCTAATGCATTGCTCTGtaaaaattcaaaagaacaaaAGGCATTGTATGAAATTTACGGATAGAGAACCGCTTAGTATTTTTATCCGGTCGTCGAGTTCATTGACAGAGATTAAGCTCAGCATATTACAAAAGCTCGGTGCGTGTGGGACGAATTGGGTAAAAAAGTTGTTTTACAAGATTTCCATTGCTGTTGTGTCAGCTGGTGTGAGGTATGAAACCTTTGTGATAGGGTCCGATGAAGACCTGCAAGTCTTGTTTCATTGCAGGCGGAGTTTTTCGGAGGTCAGAATACCCGAGCTACTTGTGAAGTTAGAAGATGGTGTCGACAGTTCCGGGACATCGGCGCCGAAACCTCAATCGACAGTTCTAATTCCTGATCATCAACGTGTTGCGGCTGTTCATGTTGGTGTGCCTCCTGGTGTTCCTGATTTTGAATTTGAGACCGGACCGGATCAAGTTGAGAATGCGATGCGGGACGATGATTCGGATGATGAGCCAGTCGCAATTGGTGGGGACAGTGATGATGATATTATGAGCGGTACACCTACACCCCATGGAGGTTCTGGTTCTGGCACACAACAGTATCCTCATGGAACCATGTAAAGTGGATTGTCATCTGCTTGACCTTATTCGGTGGTGGCAGCTCACCGAATAGATCCTGAAACCACTCCCAAACTGGTCCGCCACCCTCCATGAATTTCTCAAACTCACCAAGGCAACCACTCACGGTCTCCCCATCAACAGGCAACCCAAGCTGAAATGCCACATCTTGCAATGTCACTGTGCACTCTCCGAAAGGTATATGAAAGGTGTGTGTCTCAAGGCGCCACCTCTCAATGAACGCACTCACTAAGGACTCGTCCAACCAGAACCAGTGGCTGTTTAACCTGGGCAAGTGGTACAATCTAGCCCTCTCTAAATACGAGATGATCCTGTCATGCATGGACATATTTTGTTGCCGTCTCACACTATAGATACACCTAGTTGGCTACACACAACATGAAAGATATATACGAAACAATTAAATTCTACTATCTACAACAAATCCCCCTATATAATAACAACAAATCACTTATACCATCACCAAACAAGGaaacaaattaaacaattaaacaaTTAAATTATTAACCTATTAGTCAATCGTCAAATCAAAATGCGAAAACTTTTTTTTTGGATTAATATGAAAACAGGTTGCACAATTAGATTAATAATTTCCGGTCCCCAAAATCGGTTGCTTTTAAAGAAGCCTTTCACGAAAATCGATTTAACGCAAAAAAGACTgtaaaaaaaattcttataaaagATAACATTCGGAAATTAACGGAACAAAAATTGCTATACAAACCGATTCCTATGTACAGCCCCACTAAATTCTACATCCTAACAGGCAAGGCCTAATTCCAAACTATAAAGATTAAACTATAAATCCTAATTCCTATACCTTACATACCatttttctaattaataaatgctaatgctaaacaaaataaaatataactgaCCTCGTCAGCAATGGCACCGGCAATATGGGTAACACCGTTCAGTCGGTACAAACTCTTCTTCTGCCATGATATCCAATTAGAGATCGCACTCGAATACCTCGGACCCGCTCTCAAGTTGCTCTGCCCTCTCTCTAAAATTTCCTCTCTCTAGCCAAACCCAAGATCCACTCCAAATGAGAAATCCGCGGCTGCCTTCCACGGTTTATATAGGCACCCACACTCaacgtaaaccgctgctgcctCCAGCGGTTTATGCACAAGCTACCTTCAACAGAAATCGGTACTGCCTTTAGCGGCTTCTGTATTGCACTCCAACCACGTAATCCGCGACTATCTGTAGCGGATTACGTATCTCTATAAACCACTACTGCCAGTAGCGATTTTTATAGAGATATAAAAAAATGTATTTACGTCTTCTTCTTTGTAAAGTTGTAATCGTGTAATTTTGGGGGCCAAACAATTTAATTATGTAAATTGCCTTAATAATAACATATTTTTTTTTCACGTTATCTCTCAATCGACTAATAAATCCATTGTGAATCTGAGATTTATgcacaaattaaaatttaaactttcAATATTTACTTAAACAAACTAATAAACTAATCATTAATCAATCTAATAATAACATAATTAATTTGTTAATTCATTTATTAATGTTGAATGATTAATTATTACTACGCAGGTCTTATTGTGCATGTATGTCAACCTACTTATTAATCAAATAAATCATAATTTCTTCTAACATGAATATAATGTTATTAGCTTTTCTATTATTTCTAAAGATACACCATTAAAATATTCACACATTNNNNNNNNNNNATTTATATTATACAACAATAATAACTATTCCATTCATttaataatagtataatattacgtctatttaaaatattttggatAAAGGTAAGCCGATTTAAATAAAACATTAAAACTAGACCCAAATAAAAGAAACTTAATTAAATAGTACTTTACCGTCATTATTATTTTGTCGAATAAATAACTATTTGTACTTATAAAAAATGAAAACGTTGACATATATATCCACACTAAATTGAAACTAAATTTGTATTCacgtaaaatattttttatgtgacAAAAATATTCTGTCTTTAAAGGGTTGGAGTACCACGCAGGGTTGGAGTGACACGGAGGAGAAGGCATCTCTTGGTTATATTCGGAGGTCCGGAGAATTNNNNNGGGCTTTAATCCATATGTAGGAATCAATTCCtcttttgctcttttttttttctcgagCCTGGCCTtctcttataaaaaaaaaaactaccttCATTACCTACAAGGAAATTCTTATTGTTGAGAAAGAAGAATCCCGAATGATGGAGAGTTGTATTGCACCTTTGACTTCACTCCTCATTCCTCAAAAGGAGAACTAGAGTATGAATATTGATAGATTCGGAAACTCTTcaaactttcttcttttttcttctctatATTAAAAAAGAAACAAATTCCACCTAAGTAGAGCCAAAACGAAAACATCACTGTCAATAATAATGATATATAGGTCCTTTTTTTTTGCATATGAAATCACTTGGTTTGTTTTCCTATATCCTATACTCTTTCCTTGCCTCATCAAATATATATTATCGTCTAAAAATCAATACAGATTTTTAACGAAGTGTAATTCCCAGTAGATGGTAACATGCATGTTCTCCCTTTTGAGTGAATAATAATTCAACTAAGTCATGTCAATAAATCATACACAAAATGTAACATATAGTTTTTTATTCACATTTACTAATTAATATGTTCCGCAACACTTGTTTAATTTCatctacaaaattaaaaatatatatgcaATGATTGTaccttcctttcttttttgtttcaTTTATTATTTTGTGGCTACGGATTACGGGGTTATGTTAATCCACTTCTGTTGTAGTTCTGTTGAATGTTCATTTTACTTCTTTCgatttgcttttctttttttcccttGTACATACACAGGACACAAGCTAAGTTAAAAACTATGATGCTCAATGTAGCTGGATTTGACTAATTTCTATGTACACAGAGATTTAATGAACTTTCATTCTTTTGCTGACAAGCGTGCGTGAAACATGTTCATTATTAGTTTTTCAGTTTTACTAAATGATGAATCCTCTCTAGAGACaatgattttttctttttttaacaaaaaacatACACTAATTTTCTATCTCCTTGTTGTTCCAAATTTCTTCTGACATAGTGACATCTCCGTGTGAATGATTCGGTCTCGAGTCTCTTCCCTACGAATATTTATGCTTTATGGTATTAATTACACATGAATAACACTGTTTTAAATACGCATACAATTtaccattatatatataattgaataatgtgggtaaaaaattttaataagattAATTAATAtgttaactaaaaaaaaaaaagagaactaTGGNNNNNNNNNNNNNNNNNNNNNNNNNNNNNNNNNNNNNNNNNNNNNNNNNNNNNNNNNNNNNNNNNNNNNNNNNNNNNNNNNNNNNNNNNNNNNNNNNNNNNATGGGTGATTTacaggaaaataaaaacaaattatgTTTTTTCCCCCAAAAATCGAATTCATTATCATTGGGAGTTGATTGcctattttaaatttgaatattttaaaaattacaatTTACTGGAAAGGAATTCTCAAATCAATGATATCTacgtaaataataatatatataagtcATCCTATTAAAATTGAAAAGTGATTGAATGTGGCTCAAAATTACTTTTATAACTATATATAAATTTCTGATCGGTCTTGTACGTTGCTTGTGATTGATAGGTAAACTTTTTCTACTCCTTAACAAGCAATATCTGATCAGTTCATTACTTTAGACGCCACAACAAGCAACCTATATGTAAGAGTTCAATGATTAAGCATCTTACATAATTAAAGTTTGTTTATAttaatatgtataatatatatttGTTCCTTAAACATAAGTTGATGACGGAATAATCCAACTAATAATTCAGTACTTTACGGGAGAGAAATTAAACCGGATTCAAGAAAGATTCTGGAGATCTTGATAGATTATTATTCTCACAAGTCTCTGAATCTCGCACTGATTGTAGTAGTTGGAGAGTTGCAGGAAAAAGTTGTGCACTACCTGCATATTACTAGTACATTCTGCAAATTAAAGAGGAGAATGCCAACTATCTATGCGTATAATCTTTTGTTTCGGGGTTACAACTTGTATAGTAAATAgcctttttattttcattttttttatcagCTTTATATCGTGTTATTTAACTGATACAATAAGATCTGTGATTATTTTAGTACTGTAACAATTATCAAATTCTTCTTTACAAAAATGCATGAATTTCTGCATCATACATGTGCTGATGTTAACTTTTTTTTCCCCCTAACATACGTTACTCGAATTTCATAGAACTCGTCGCATGCCTCGCTCTCCATGACGAAGAGAGCATAAAAAAGTAGTAATTAATAATTATGAATTGCGAGTGCATTATTGTGGTTCAACACTGATCAAGGACCAAAGTAATTAAATTCAAAGATCAGAGTATTGTACATCATTCATCGATAACTAATTAACACTCTCTGTAGGGGATAACGAAATCCTGACAAGCTAATTAATTTAAGTAACCAGTACATTACAAAAATAcagtataataataatattaattaattgatgGCAGTAAATATTTCCCTAATTCTACCAGCAAAACTAcaagaaacaagaacaaaagattaaattTGATAGCAAATTAATAATATAAGATAATAAAAACACATCTAGTAAAGTTTTTAACAAACTGAAAACATAAATATACAAACGCGTGTGACGAGGTGCAAATATGTTTGTtgttaagaaaagaaagatacgTGCATATGTGACTTGAGCATCTTTCATCAGAAGCGAGTTTTTATGCAAAGTGGAGAGAAGAATCCAAAACAAAATACAATTGACGCTAATAAGTAACGTTAAATAGTCCTTAAAACGGGACAGAAAATTTGAACCATGCTAGATAACATTTATATTTAATAGAAATGAGTGACGTTAGTCCCTTAAAATGAGCACGAGAGTTTCAACCATATCACACACACAGCCACATATAATCACTTAACAAGCGTCAAGCggagaattaaaaagaaataaaaaaaataattaacaatgCAACTGGTTTAGGTTCCCAGGCCACCATTGTATtattcaacacacaaacaaactgATGATGAAATAATGCTCATTCATCATCGTCCATACAAATTAAGTACTACTCTTAACTTAAAAAACAGCGATCcaccaaataaaattaaaattaaagcaaCTAACTAATGCTAATTAACGAACGAATGGAAACCCCAGTCGATGGTGCTAATAATTAATTAAGAGAAATGAATAAACCCTAATTAGAGATGATGAGGAAGGTAGCTAGGGCTTCTTGATAGCGAGGGTGTTCTTGTGGTTATGCATCCAAACCTTGAGAACGTTACGCTTCACTCCAACCTCATCGCAGAACCCCTGAACCGCCACCTCATCATGCTTCTGAAGCTTCCACCCTACGCTCTCCGCGAACACCGTCATCTTTTCCTTCTGCTCCGGACTGAACTTCGTTCTGAACCTCTTCTTCGACGCCGAACCTACACCGCCGCCGCCACTAGGTTCCGAACCATCCTCGTGATCGTCCCTCGTACTCTGTGTGGTACCACCGCCGCCGCCGGAGATCGACGGCAGAGCCAGAGTCGGGGTACTGCCTCCTCTTTGATGTCCTGACACGTGGAGGTATCCAGCTCCCTGAGCGCGGTAACACGCCGCGAACTGCGGAAACGCTTGGTGGTGGCGGTGGTTATGGAAAGGATTGTAGTGGTGGTGAGGTAGCAAGAAAGCATCTCCGGCAACGGTTTCCTTGCGGTGGAAGTTGCGGTGACAGTTGCAGGCAGCGCAGTTTAGTGCGTCGAGGGTGCCGTCAGCTCCAGCGGGCATGAACTCGCCGCAGCCGTCGAGCGCGTGGCCTCCGAGGGCGAGCGCGTGGTTCTTGAGACACTCCATGTACCTCCCCTTTCCGGTGTTTCGCGGCATGGCTGGTGGTGGCGGTGGGTTAGTCGGCATTTTGACACGCGAAGGGTTGGGAACTGAGTCAGCGTAACTGGGTGGTGGGGGGATGGTGAAGTCTTCCTCGAACTCCATTATTTTGTTGtgtctctttctctctctggATTGCGAGAAGGGAGGTGCTGATTTCTTGCTTTATATCTCTCATAATCCTTGTCTTCCACCGGCAGATTCCGGTAGCTAAGCCATTTTTGTGAAATAAAAACACTCAAATTCTTGAATTAAATTGTTTTTTTCTGTATTAGTCATACATGTTCTGTTGTGTGGGGTTGTTTTAAAAGAGTCAAATATGATGTCAACTGCATTTAAGGTTTTATCTGCTTTATTAATTAAGGATTCATGCATATATTACTGCTATAaataatataaactttaaaaaaatgttatttaaataaaaaaaaaggaagtaCTAGAtaaacaataatttttttgaacaatataaacaattatcaatcaaataaaaacataTTACACCTCTAAATTACCcacttaaatcttaatattaaaataatcatccgtacacttagtgaaatgaacatctgatatatctattgttcacattgtttagtatttttattatctacctaaacttttctaataaaaaattagttaatatgtgtcttaaaatatatattaaaattactattaataataaatttaattttaatacattatCAGTATAAAGTATatcacatcaataaaaataattacttcTTATATTGATCATGTAAATagtcatttaaaaaataaatatgattatataaatgtttaaattatattgttatattaaaattaaaattttaataaaatttatattttatataattttttgaaattaataattttaacataTTACTTTAATCTATTTGCTATAAAGTATTGTATTTATTTTAGGGTAAGGGTTTCATTCTTTTAAGGCACACTTTTGATTTAAAATATTTATctagaagtaaaataaaaataataaaactagtcgttcaaatatttttaaattaagtaCTTAATCAAGTTACAAGATATTTCTTTAAATGTACGTATATATgtatattgtgattttttttttcttttttctattcgtctttctccttttttattattgttgtctttttttttatttattgtcgtctttttcttttttttttaatttttccttcTCATCCTCTCTCATCATCACTGTTGttgtcttttttatattttttttatatatgttcaaaaaataataaatatcaaaATAGTACCAAAAGTTTATATTATTTAacgaaaaaaattcaaaaaatattaacAGTAANNNNNNNNNNNNNNNNNNNNNNNNNNNNNNNNNNNNNNNNNNNNNNNNNNNNNNNNNNNNNNNNNNNNNNNNNNNNNNNNNNNNNNNNNNNNNNNNNNNNNNNNNNNNNNNNNNNNNNNNNNNNNNNNNNNNNNNNNNNNNNNNNNNNNNNNNNNNNNNNNNNNNNNNNNNNNNNNNNNNNNNNNNNNN contains the following coding sequences:
- the LOC107631358 gene encoding ATP-dependent 6-phosphofructokinase 5, chloroplastic (The sequence of the model RefSeq protein was modified relative to this genomic sequence to represent the inferred CDS: added 13 bases not found in genome assembly), producing the protein MGSMSHVITFSHLTCSARSSYTQFTPPPPSPSRTLNKVRVFAQFEATTQTPTPSSSTTINNNNHNKFDFSDPDWKTKFQQDFEARFSLPHLTDIFPDASPIPSTFCLKMRTPVDRDIPGHYSSDEDWHGYINNNDRVLLKTIYYSSPTSAGAECIDPNCTWVEQWVHRAGPREKIYYKPEEVKAAIVTCGGLCPGLNDVIRQIVITLEIYGVKKIVGIPFGYRGFSDQELTEVPLSRKVVQNIHLSGGSLLGVSRGGPAVSNIVDSLEERGINMLFVLGGNGTHAGANAIHNECRKRRLKVSVIGVPKTIDNDILLMDKTFGFDTAVEEAQRAINSAYIEAHSAYHGIGVVKLMGRSSGFIAMQSSLSSGQVDICLIPEVRFNLHGPHGVLSHLKYLLETKGSAVVCVAEGAGQNLLQKTNATDASGNVVFGDIGVYIQQETKKYFKEIGVHADVKYIDPTYMIRACRANASDGILCTVLGQNAVHGAFAGYSGITVGLCNTHYAYFPIPEVISHPRLVDPNSRMWHRCLTSTCQPDFI
- the LOC107631360 gene encoding zinc-finger homeodomain protein 2-like, giving the protein MEFEEDFTIPPPPSYADSVPNPSRVKMPTNPPPPPAMPRNTGKGRYMECLKNHALALGGHALDGCGEFMPAGADGTLDALNCAACNCHRNFHRKETVAGDAFLLPHHHYNPFHNHRHHQAFPQFAACYRAQGAGYLHVSGHQRGGSTPTLALPSISGGGGGTTQSTRDDHEDGSEPSGGGGVGSASKKRFRTKFSPEQKEKMTVFAESVGWKLQKHDEVAVQGFCDEVGVKRNVLKVWMHNHKNTLAIKKP